DNA sequence from the Candidatus Methanomethylicota archaeon genome:
ACCATGATCCACATGACCAGTAGTGCCAATATTACATTCAGGTTGTTTATACTCAAAATAATCTGTGGATGAATTACTTTTCTGCAGGTAAATCACCTTCAACGATCACGGTATTTATTTGAACAATATCTGGTGTAATGGTGTTACCTCTAACCGTTTTACGCTTTCTAAGTCCATCCTCCTTGGGTCTAAATCCTGGTGGGTGAGACATTAAAACCCTGTATTTTTTCCCTCCAGGTAGGTATGGTATCATGGGAAAACCTGCAAAATC
Encoded proteins:
- a CDS encoding 30S ribosomal protein S6e; the encoded protein is MVKFNLVVSDPKKGIAKSFEVDEPLSLSLIGMKIGDIIDGSIINLPNVKLKITGGSDFAGFPMIPYLPGGKKYRVLMSHPPGFRPKEDGLRKRKTVRGNTITPDIVQINTVIVEGDLPAEK